The following are encoded in a window of Sinorhizobium sojae CCBAU 05684 genomic DNA:
- a CDS encoding NAD-dependent epimerase — protein sequence MRYLITGTAGFIGFHVAKRLIDDGHFVVGFDGMTPYYDVTLKERRHAILERSNGFKAVTAMLEDRAALDRAAELAEPEVIIHLAAQAGVRYSLENPKAYVDSNLVGSWNILELAKAIDPKHLMLASTSSIYGANEKIPFAETDRADEPMTLYAATKKSMELMAHSYAHLYKVPTTAFRFFTVYGPWGRPDMALFKFVDAIHNNRPIDIYGEGRMSRDFTYIDDLVEGILRLSHVAPSEDNRVAADTADDTLSRHAPFRVVNLGGGQPVDLMTFVETVEKAVGRPAIRNMLPMQQGDVPRTYASPELLEALTGFKPSVSVEEGVARFVNWYTQHYCASAGN from the coding sequence GTGCGTTACCTCATCACCGGCACCGCAGGTTTCATCGGCTTTCATGTCGCCAAACGGCTCATCGACGACGGGCATTTCGTGGTCGGCTTCGACGGCATGACGCCCTATTACGACGTAACGCTGAAAGAGCGCCGGCATGCGATCCTCGAGCGCTCCAACGGCTTCAAGGCGGTGACGGCCATGCTCGAAGACCGGGCCGCCCTCGACCGGGCGGCGGAGCTCGCCGAGCCGGAAGTCATCATCCACCTCGCAGCGCAAGCCGGCGTTCGCTACAGCCTCGAAAATCCGAAGGCCTATGTAGATTCAAATCTCGTCGGATCCTGGAACATCCTGGAACTCGCGAAGGCGATCGACCCGAAACACCTGATGCTCGCCTCGACCTCTTCGATTTACGGCGCCAACGAAAAAATTCCCTTTGCCGAAACGGACCGCGCCGACGAGCCTATGACGCTCTACGCGGCGACAAAGAAGTCGATGGAGCTGATGGCCCACAGCTACGCGCATCTCTACAAGGTGCCGACCACTGCCTTCCGCTTCTTCACCGTCTATGGCCCCTGGGGGCGGCCGGACATGGCGCTCTTCAAATTCGTCGACGCCATTCATAACAACCGCCCGATCGACATCTACGGCGAAGGCCGCATGAGCCGCGATTTCACCTATATCGACGATCTCGTCGAGGGCATTCTCCGGCTTTCGCATGTCGCGCCCTCGGAAGACAACCGCGTCGCAGCGGATACGGCTGACGACACCCTCTCGCGCCACGCACCATTTCGCGTCGTCAATCTCGGCGGCGGCCAGCCGGTCGACCTGATGACCTTCGTGGAAACTGTCGAGAAGGCCGTCGGCCGTCCGGCGATCCGCAACATGCTGCCGATGCAGCAGGGCGACGTGCCGCGCACCTATGCCTCGCCGGAGCTGCTCGAGGCACTGACGGGCTTCAAACCTTCCGTGTCGGTCGAGGAGGGCGTTGCCCGATTCGTGAACTGGTATACGCAACATTATTGCGCGAGCGCCGGCAATTGA
- the recO gene encoding DNA repair protein RecO encodes MQWSDQAIILGIRRHGESSVIAEVMTSGHGRHLGLVRGGRSRSMQPVLQPGNSVEVTWRARLDEHLGEFRVEPMQLRAARLMEAAISVYGIQALGALLRLLPERDPHPHLYEALAVIVDHLQDPADAGELFVRFELAVLNDLGFGLDLSECAATGRRDELVYVSPKSGRAVSSDAGAPYAERMLALPAFLSGSRNAADHDGLAAAFRLTAHFLNRHVYEPRGIDASSARDGFVQATLKAFREAPKSAPQIVPPVG; translated from the coding sequence ATGCAATGGAGCGATCAGGCCATCATTCTGGGCATCCGCAGGCACGGCGAAAGCTCTGTCATCGCGGAGGTCATGACGTCCGGGCACGGCCGGCATCTGGGCCTCGTGCGTGGGGGCCGATCGCGCTCAATGCAGCCGGTACTGCAGCCGGGCAATTCGGTCGAGGTCACTTGGCGCGCGCGTCTCGACGAACATCTCGGCGAATTCCGTGTCGAGCCCATGCAATTGCGCGCCGCAAGGCTGATGGAGGCGGCGATCTCGGTCTACGGTATCCAGGCGTTGGGTGCCCTCCTAAGACTCCTGCCCGAGCGCGATCCGCATCCGCATCTCTACGAGGCGCTTGCCGTCATCGTCGACCACTTGCAGGACCCGGCGGACGCCGGCGAACTCTTCGTGCGCTTCGAACTGGCGGTCCTGAACGATCTCGGCTTCGGGCTCGATCTTTCGGAATGTGCGGCAACGGGCAGGCGCGACGAACTCGTCTATGTGTCGCCGAAATCGGGTCGCGCGGTCAGCAGTGACGCGGGTGCCCCCTATGCCGAGCGCATGCTCGCCCTTCCGGCCTTTTTGTCCGGTAGCCGGAACGCGGCCGATCATGACGGCCTGGCGGCGGCGTTCCGTCTCACCGCCCATTTCCTGAACCGCCATGTCTATGAACCGCGCGGCATCGATGCATCTTCCGCGCGCGACGGCTTCGTCCAAGCGACGCTGAAGGCGTTCAGAGAGGCGCCGAAGTCGGCGCCTCAGATTGTTCCACCGGTCGGTTAG
- a CDS encoding PhoX family protein yields the protein MTDIDKSKLSWDEWDELQNPPPAETDFDRIVEAAVSRRGFLGGVLAFGSAAAAMGTLGNLLNSTSARAQEAASRFPFKPVPIATDSTIHVPEGYSWRPLAKWGQPLFSNVPDIDPANGVSVENSDKVFGENTDGMELFAIGGKQVIAVNHEYVNNKANLPKNDKGMPKSADDVKILQNMQGVTVMEVVEGENGWEIVLDSPFNRRITHLTPMKISGPAAGSDLLKTEADPNGTDCLGTFNNCGAGRTPWGTYLTCEENFNGYFGSTDPTFAMPDDYKRYGISAETRYGYEAFDPRFDVSKNPNEPRRAGYIVEIDPSDASSTPIKRTALGRIKHENAAVVIARDGRVVVYMGDDERGEFLYKYVSNGIYVPGGDTSKLLDEGTLYVAKFSDDGNGEWLALTLETTGMKMDEIYVFTRQAASKVGATTMDRPEWVAVNPVAIEAYCALTNNSRRGEVKDGKLRTNAGGDEMTVGGPNPREKNEYGQIVRWYPDNEDHAGGNFKWDLFVMAGNPDVHKGGAYAGSSNINSGNMFNSPDGMMFDTTGLLWIQTDGEDSNEGEFLGQGNNQMLAGDPATGRIERFLTGPKGAEVTGVTWSADKRTMFVGIQHPDAPFPDGEGKLPRSTVIAIKRDDNALIG from the coding sequence ATGACCGACATCGACAAGAGCAAGCTGTCCTGGGACGAATGGGACGAACTGCAGAATCCGCCTCCGGCTGAAACCGATTTCGACCGAATCGTCGAAGCGGCCGTTTCGCGCCGCGGCTTTCTTGGCGGTGTTCTCGCCTTCGGATCCGCCGCTGCCGCCATGGGCACGCTCGGCAATCTGCTGAACTCCACTTCCGCGCGGGCTCAGGAAGCAGCTTCCCGCTTCCCGTTCAAGCCGGTTCCGATCGCCACCGATAGTACGATTCACGTTCCGGAAGGCTATTCTTGGAGGCCGCTTGCGAAATGGGGCCAGCCGCTGTTTTCGAATGTTCCGGATATCGATCCGGCCAACGGCGTCAGTGTCGAGAACTCCGATAAGGTCTTCGGCGAAAACACCGATGGCATGGAGCTGTTCGCTATCGGTGGCAAGCAGGTCATTGCCGTCAACCACGAATACGTCAACAACAAAGCCAATCTTCCGAAAAATGATAAGGGCATGCCCAAGAGCGCCGACGACGTGAAGATTCTGCAGAACATGCAGGGAGTCACCGTCATGGAAGTCGTCGAAGGTGAGAACGGCTGGGAAATCGTGCTCGACAGCCCGTTCAACCGCCGGATTACCCATCTGACTCCGATGAAGATTTCTGGTCCGGCCGCCGGCTCCGACCTTCTCAAGACCGAAGCTGATCCGAACGGCACCGACTGTCTCGGGACCTTCAACAATTGCGGCGCGGGCAGGACCCCCTGGGGCACCTATCTCACCTGCGAGGAAAATTTCAACGGCTATTTCGGTTCCACCGACCCGACCTTCGCCATGCCCGACGACTACAAGCGCTACGGCATCTCAGCGGAAACCCGCTATGGCTATGAGGCCTTCGATCCCCGTTTCGACGTCTCCAAGAATCCGAACGAACCGCGCCGCGCCGGCTACATCGTCGAAATCGATCCATCGGACGCTTCGTCGACCCCGATCAAGCGCACCGCTCTCGGCCGTATCAAGCATGAAAACGCCGCTGTCGTCATCGCACGCGACGGTCGCGTGGTCGTCTACATGGGCGACGACGAACGTGGCGAATTCCTTTACAAATATGTCTCGAACGGCATCTACGTTCCGGGCGGCGACACCTCCAAGCTGCTCGACGAAGGCACGCTCTATGTCGCCAAGTTCTCCGACGACGGCAATGGCGAATGGCTGGCCCTCACCCTGGAAACTACGGGCATGAAGATGGACGAGATATACGTGTTCACCCGACAGGCCGCCTCAAAGGTCGGCGCCACCACCATGGATCGACCGGAATGGGTCGCCGTCAACCCGGTCGCGATCGAAGCCTATTGCGCGCTCACCAACAACAGCCGCCGCGGCGAAGTGAAAGATGGCAAGCTGCGCACCAATGCCGGCGGCGACGAAATGACGGTCGGTGGCCCGAATCCGCGCGAAAAGAACGAATATGGCCAGATCGTCCGCTGGTATCCGGACAACGAGGACCATGCCGGCGGCAATTTCAAATGGGACCTGTTCGTCATGGCCGGCAATCCGGACGTCCACAAGGGCGGCGCCTATGCCGGTTCGTCCAACATCAACTCCGGCAACATGTTCAACTCGCCGGACGGCATGATGTTCGACACCACCGGCCTCCTTTGGATCCAGACCGACGGTGAAGACTCCAACGAGGGCGAGTTCCTTGGCCAGGGCAACAACCAGATGCTAGCGGGCGATCCTGCCACCGGCCGCATCGAGCGCTTCCTCACCGGGCCGAAGGGTGCCGAAGTCACCGGCGTGACCTGGTCCGCCGACAAACGCACGATGTTCGTCGGCATCCAGCACCCGGACGCACCTTTCCCGGACGGCGAAGGCAAGCTGCCGCGCTCGACCGTGATCGCCATCAAACGCGACGACAACGCCCTGATCGGCTAA
- the rkpK gene encoding UDP-glucose 6-dehydrogenase produces the protein MKITMIGAGYVGLVSGVCFADFGHDVVCLDKDEGKIAALEKGQIPIFEPGLDQLVAHNVASGRLTFTTDLTSAVAGSDVIFIAVGTPSRRGDGHADLSYVYAAAREIAANLSGFTVVVTKSTVPVGTGDEVERIIRETNPEADFAVVSNPEFLREGAAIEDFKRPDRIVIGLDGNADRAREVMTEVYRPLYLNQAPLVFTTRRTSELIKYAGNAFLALKITFINEMADLCEKVGANVQDVARGIGLDGRIGSKFLHAGPGYGGSCFPKDTLALVKTAQDHDSPVRLVETTVAVNDNRKRAMGRKVIAEAGGDVRGRKIAVLGLTFKPNTDDMRDSPAIAIVQTLQDAGAEVTGYDPEGMENARKVIDGMTYAKDPYEAAARADALVIVTEWNEFRALDFGRLKATMKTPLLVDLRNIYRKDEVTRHGFSYASVGRPD, from the coding sequence ATGAAGATAACGATGATTGGCGCCGGCTATGTCGGCCTGGTTTCCGGCGTGTGCTTTGCGGATTTCGGCCATGACGTCGTCTGCCTCGACAAGGACGAGGGCAAGATCGCGGCCCTCGAGAAGGGGCAGATTCCGATCTTCGAGCCGGGCCTCGACCAGCTCGTCGCCCACAATGTCGCCTCGGGACGCCTGACCTTCACCACCGATCTCACATCCGCGGTCGCCGGCAGCGACGTCATCTTCATTGCCGTCGGTACGCCGTCGCGCCGCGGCGACGGCCATGCCGATCTATCCTATGTCTATGCTGCGGCGCGCGAGATCGCCGCCAATCTCTCAGGCTTCACCGTCGTCGTCACCAAGTCGACAGTGCCGGTCGGCACCGGCGACGAGGTCGAGCGCATCATCCGCGAGACCAATCCGGAGGCCGACTTCGCCGTCGTCTCCAATCCCGAATTCCTGCGCGAAGGCGCGGCGATCGAGGATTTCAAGCGGCCCGACCGGATCGTCATCGGCCTCGACGGCAATGCCGATCGCGCCCGCGAGGTGATGACCGAGGTCTATCGCCCGCTCTACCTCAACCAGGCGCCGCTGGTCTTCACGACCCGCCGCACGTCGGAACTGATCAAATATGCCGGTAACGCCTTCCTGGCGCTGAAGATCACCTTCATCAACGAAATGGCCGACCTGTGCGAAAAGGTCGGCGCCAATGTCCAGGACGTCGCCCGCGGCATCGGCCTCGACGGGCGTATCGGCTCCAAATTCCTGCATGCCGGCCCCGGCTATGGCGGCTCCTGCTTCCCGAAGGACACGCTGGCGCTCGTCAAGACGGCGCAGGACCACGACAGCCCGGTGCGGCTGGTCGAGACCACGGTCGCCGTCAATGACAACCGCAAGCGCGCCATGGGCCGCAAGGTGATCGCGGAGGCCGGCGGCGACGTGCGCGGCCGCAAGATCGCAGTGCTCGGCCTCACCTTCAAGCCGAACACCGACGACATGCGCGACAGCCCGGCGATCGCCATCGTCCAGACGCTGCAGGATGCCGGCGCCGAGGTCACCGGCTACGATCCGGAGGGCATGGAGAACGCCCGCAAGGTCATCGACGGCATGACCTATGCGAAGGATCCCTACGAGGCCGCGGCGCGCGCCGATGCACTGGTGATCGTCACCGAATGGAACGAGTTCCGGGCGCTGGATTTCGGCCGTCTGAAGGCCACCATGAAGACGCCCCTGCTCGTCGACCTGCGTAACATCTATCGCAAGGACGAGGTCACGAGGCATGGCTTCAGCTATGCCAGCGTCGGCAGACCGGATTGA
- a CDS encoding L,D-transpeptidase, which yields MCVFRPVQIFILVIAAVALAGCASGSKPQATRPAGPDPYYTAMYGPLPEERFPLPATDISTVDPNFLRQQVPYSTYEPPGTIVIDTPSRYLYLVQDGGMALRYGIGVGREGLEFAGEARIGRKAEWPRWVPTSDMVAREPERYGPLAGGVEPGLTNPLGPRALYLYQNGKDTLFRIHGTPEAWSIGRAVSSGCIRMLNQDVIDLYNRVPEGTRVVVIQAEPPMSAALPPVEAPMGTTADNPLLSF from the coding sequence ATGTGTGTGTTTCGCCCCGTACAGATTTTCATTCTTGTCATCGCCGCGGTTGCCCTTGCAGGATGCGCGAGCGGCAGCAAACCGCAAGCCACCCGGCCGGCCGGGCCGGACCCTTACTACACGGCGATGTACGGGCCGTTGCCGGAGGAGCGGTTCCCGCTGCCGGCAACGGACATCAGCACGGTGGACCCGAATTTTCTACGCCAGCAGGTGCCCTATTCCACCTACGAGCCGCCAGGCACGATCGTCATCGACACGCCCAGCCGGTACCTCTACCTGGTGCAGGACGGCGGGATGGCCCTGCGCTACGGGATCGGCGTCGGCAGGGAAGGCCTGGAATTCGCCGGCGAGGCCCGCATCGGCCGGAAGGCGGAATGGCCGCGCTGGGTCCCGACATCGGACATGGTGGCGCGCGAACCGGAACGCTACGGACCGCTCGCGGGCGGCGTGGAACCAGGTCTTACCAATCCGCTTGGCCCACGCGCCCTCTACCTTTACCAGAACGGCAAGGACACGCTGTTCCGTATTCATGGCACCCCGGAAGCCTGGTCGATCGGTAGAGCCGTTTCGAGCGGCTGCATTCGGATGCTCAATCAGGATGTCATCGATCTCTATAATCGCGTGCCGGAGGGAACTCGAGTCGTCGTGATCCAGGCAGAACCGCCGATGAGTGCGGCGCTGCCGCCGGTCGAAGCCCCGATGGGCACGACCGCCGACAACCCGCTTCTTTCCTTCTGA
- a CDS encoding ArsR/SmtB family transcription factor: MSIDSKDDAVFKALANGLRREILDALKEAPRTTGMLCNQFSSLDRCTVMQHLKVLEDAGLVLVKREGRDRWNHLNALPIRAIHDRWISQYAGHAMSVLTALQRNLDKPPE; encoded by the coding sequence ATGTCAATTGATTCGAAAGACGATGCGGTATTCAAGGCGCTGGCTAACGGGCTCAGGCGCGAGATTCTGGACGCGCTGAAGGAAGCTCCGCGAACGACCGGAATGCTCTGTAACCAGTTTTCGAGCCTCGACCGCTGCACCGTGATGCAGCATCTGAAGGTCCTGGAGGATGCCGGACTCGTTCTCGTCAAACGCGAGGGCCGCGACCGGTGGAACCACCTGAACGCTCTGCCGATCCGGGCCATTCACGACCGCTGGATAAGCCAATATGCCGGTCACGCGATGTCCGTGCTGACTGCTCTCCAGCGGAACCTCGACAAGCCGCCGGAGTGA
- a CDS encoding SRPBCC domain-containing protein codes for MPFEFRVNGRIARPVEEVFDAVVNPDKLSQYFVTLGGVSGPLVAGTTVTWWGEAPVEVEIVEPNERIVFRWDAMVEKGETPYRTHVEMRFQPLEDGATMVTIAESGWRENEQGQKSSYLNCEGWSQMLACMKAWLEYGINLRQGYYVSELSGKPALEPQV; via the coding sequence ATGCCTTTCGAATTTCGCGTCAACGGACGGATCGCCCGGCCAGTCGAGGAGGTGTTCGACGCCGTCGTCAATCCGGACAAGCTCAGCCAATATTTCGTAACCCTCGGCGGCGTAAGCGGTCCGCTGGTCGCCGGCACTACGGTAACCTGGTGGGGCGAGGCGCCGGTGGAAGTGGAAATCGTCGAACCCAACGAACGGATCGTCTTCCGCTGGGATGCCATGGTAGAGAAGGGGGAAACGCCTTACCGGACGCACGTTGAGATGCGCTTTCAGCCGCTCGAGGATGGCGCCACCATGGTCACCATTGCCGAAAGCGGCTGGCGGGAGAACGAGCAGGGGCAGAAGAGCTCCTATCTCAACTGCGAGGGTTGGTCGCAGATGCTGGCCTGCATGAAGGCTTGGCTCGAATACGGCATCAATTTGCGCCAGGGCTATTATGTCAGCGAGCTCTCCGGCAAGCCGGCGCTCGAGCCGCAGGTCTGA
- a CDS encoding HD domain-containing protein has product MTRPATLAAAFAPFHELADELLPHAFSGEDGSHDAAHLIRVWKNAARIRAEEGGDARQLAAAVLLHDCVAVEKNSPQRAEASRLAADKAWQILDSLGWHRAEISSVAHAILTHSFSANIPPETLEAKILQDADRLDAIGMVGAARCFYIAGRMGSGLYDPLDPLAEDRPLDDKAFAIDHFETKLFRLADGFQTAAGRRLALERQQRLRDVLTMVLDEI; this is encoded by the coding sequence ATGACCCGTCCTGCTACGCTTGCTGCCGCCTTTGCGCCCTTTCACGAGCTTGCCGATGAGCTTCTGCCGCATGCCTTTTCCGGTGAGGACGGCTCGCACGATGCCGCACATCTGATCCGGGTCTGGAAGAACGCCGCGCGCATCCGGGCGGAGGAGGGCGGCGACGCGCGCCAGCTCGCAGCCGCCGTGCTGCTGCATGATTGCGTGGCCGTCGAGAAGAATTCGCCGCAGCGCGCCGAGGCCTCACGCCTTGCCGCGGACAAGGCATGGCAGATCCTTGACAGCCTCGGCTGGCATCGGGCGGAAATCTCGTCCGTCGCGCACGCCATACTGACGCACAGCTTTTCCGCCAACATTCCCCCGGAAACGCTCGAGGCGAAGATACTCCAGGACGCCGACCGGCTCGACGCCATCGGGATGGTCGGCGCTGCGCGCTGCTTCTACATCGCTGGACGTATGGGCAGCGGTCTTTACGATCCGCTCGATCCCCTGGCCGAGGACCGGCCGCTCGATGACAAGGCCTTCGCCATCGATCATTTCGAAACAAAACTGTTTCGCCTCGCCGACGGCTTCCAGACGGCCGCCGGCCGACGCCTGGCACTGGAGCGCCAGCAGCGGCTGCGCGACGTGCTCACGATGGTGCTCGACGAAATTTAG
- a CDS encoding DUF2339 domain-containing protein produces the protein MLEILSVVAFVLALAAFLGGRRTAERLDAEIVSLKAEIARLAKKETPGLPSVAEDPSDAPAGSEPEEALAAGPWSQAREGARIFSDAAADDGSSGGTTSDATAAAAAPIAAASRESFESRIGGRWPVWVGGLALALGGYFLVQYSIEAGLLSPAVRLTLAAAFGLLLGFTGEVIRRRAVPAIADRFRNAMIPGVLTAAGAVTLFGVAYAAHGIYAYIGTATAFVLLALISLATVGLSLLHGQALAGLGLLASLLTPLFVSSGEPRPWVLFGFLSIAWLATLLASRFRQWTVVPTLANAGLGLWGLAYTTLEAPFDAPPVAFALLVMIAGIGLVWPGNLPREPFDTTDPAVGVAGPWERLFAPPRAAITVSAAVVAAVLALLFVSPAVEAARFPVAEFVIVTAVLAAVGALRGTAVYAALLAAFAAVAGTWSLTAFSGVLAYLDPPASSPEIVIPGRVAMLTAMILAALFPLLAAAVLAGRLLVERQFAILWAGLAAGVPNALVGMSFLMTGTFAFDLAHGLAAFPGGLSLLALAEWLYRRRVEASDGVDTAAALLVLGSFGLFVIGLHAWTDGLVTTLAIALLGAGYSFATRLRAWPILPWVTAASAVVVLARIAWEPTIVGPGSLGTTPVFNALLPGYGMPALLLVACAYVLRNARDRRVVNLLQALASLFVLLTLAILVRHAMNGGVLDSSAPTLGEQSIYTLLAIGASGILMILDGRSPSMVFRYGGMALGTVSMLSVLAAHLVGLNPYFSGELLGRIPFFDLLLIGYLLPAFGYAVLAWYARERRPLPYVMALAISGAVLAFAWASLSVRRFWQGQSVADWKGFLQGETYTYSVVWLALGVLLLVAGSRFNAKSIRIASAVLVFIAVLKVFLIDMSNLEGVLRALSFIGLGGVLIGIGLFYQRILSSRGLDDASEAAVSTPGEGAHRA, from the coding sequence ATGCTCGAAATCCTTTCCGTTGTAGCCTTTGTCCTGGCACTAGCCGCCTTCCTCGGAGGTCGCAGAACCGCGGAGCGGCTCGACGCCGAAATCGTGAGCCTGAAAGCGGAGATCGCCCGGCTCGCCAAAAAGGAAACACCGGGTCTGCCGTCCGTCGCCGAGGATCCGTCGGACGCTCCTGCCGGTTCCGAGCCGGAGGAAGCGCTCGCCGCCGGACCGTGGTCGCAGGCGCGAGAGGGCGCGCGCATATTCAGCGACGCCGCGGCGGACGACGGGAGCTCGGGCGGTACCACCAGTGATGCGACTGCAGCTGCGGCCGCGCCGATTGCGGCAGCGTCGCGTGAGAGCTTCGAAAGCCGGATCGGCGGGCGATGGCCGGTCTGGGTCGGCGGGCTCGCACTTGCGCTTGGCGGCTACTTCCTCGTGCAATATTCGATCGAGGCGGGACTGCTGAGCCCGGCCGTTCGCCTGACGCTTGCCGCCGCCTTCGGCCTCCTGCTTGGTTTCACGGGCGAGGTCATCCGGCGACGGGCGGTGCCGGCGATCGCCGACCGCTTCCGCAACGCCATGATCCCCGGCGTACTGACGGCTGCCGGTGCCGTAACGCTGTTCGGCGTCGCCTATGCGGCCCATGGCATCTACGCATACATCGGCACGGCCACGGCCTTCGTGCTGTTGGCGTTGATCTCGCTTGCAACGGTCGGCCTGTCGCTGCTGCATGGACAGGCACTTGCCGGGCTTGGGCTACTCGCATCGCTCCTGACGCCACTGTTCGTCTCGAGCGGCGAGCCTCGGCCCTGGGTCCTGTTCGGCTTCCTCTCGATCGCGTGGCTCGCGACGCTCCTTGCCTCGCGCTTTAGGCAATGGACGGTCGTGCCGACGCTCGCCAATGCGGGTCTTGGCCTTTGGGGGCTTGCCTATACCACGCTCGAAGCGCCCTTCGATGCTCCGCCGGTCGCATTCGCCCTTCTGGTGATGATCGCCGGCATCGGGCTCGTCTGGCCCGGCAACCTGCCCCGCGAGCCTTTCGATACGACGGACCCGGCGGTCGGCGTCGCGGGCCCCTGGGAGCGGCTGTTTGCGCCGCCCCGTGCGGCGATCACTGTCTCGGCAGCCGTCGTCGCCGCGGTTCTGGCGCTCCTCTTCGTCAGCCCGGCGGTCGAAGCCGCGCGTTTCCCGGTTGCCGAGTTCGTGATCGTGACGGCGGTTCTTGCCGCAGTCGGGGCCTTGCGGGGGACGGCGGTTTACGCGGCGCTGCTTGCCGCCTTCGCCGCGGTCGCCGGCACCTGGAGTCTGACCGCGTTCAGCGGCGTTCTCGCCTATCTCGACCCGCCGGCGTCCTCACCGGAGATCGTCATCCCGGGCCGCGTAGCGATGCTGACGGCGATGATCCTGGCGGCGTTGTTCCCGTTGCTTGCAGCCGCGGTTCTTGCCGGGCGGCTCCTGGTGGAGCGGCAGTTCGCCATCCTCTGGGCCGGCCTTGCCGCAGGCGTGCCGAATGCTCTTGTCGGCATGTCCTTCCTGATGACGGGCACATTTGCCTTCGACTTGGCGCATGGGCTTGCCGCTTTCCCCGGCGGCCTTTCTCTCCTGGCACTCGCCGAATGGCTCTATCGTCGCCGCGTCGAAGCGAGCGACGGCGTCGATACCGCCGCCGCCCTCCTGGTCCTCGGATCCTTCGGCCTTTTCGTCATCGGTCTCCATGCCTGGACGGACGGTCTCGTCACGACGCTTGCCATCGCGCTTCTCGGGGCGGGATACAGCTTCGCGACCCGCCTTCGCGCCTGGCCGATCCTGCCCTGGGTGACCGCGGCTTCCGCCGTCGTCGTGCTTGCGCGGATTGCCTGGGAGCCGACGATCGTCGGCCCGGGCAGCCTTGGCACCACGCCCGTCTTCAACGCGCTTTTGCCGGGTTACGGCATGCCGGCCCTGCTGCTCGTCGCCTGCGCCTATGTCCTGCGGAACGCGCGGGACAGGCGCGTGGTGAACCTCCTGCAGGCGCTGGCGTCCCTCTTCGTGCTCCTGACGCTTGCGATCCTGGTGCGCCATGCGATGAATGGCGGCGTGCTCGACAGTTCCGCTCCGACGCTGGGCGAGCAGTCGATCTATACGCTGCTCGCCATCGGCGCCTCCGGCATCCTGATGATCCTCGATGGCAGGTCGCCGAGCATGGTCTTCCGCTACGGCGGCATGGCGCTTGGAACTGTCTCGATGCTGTCGGTCCTCGCCGCGCATCTCGTGGGCCTGAACCCCTATTTCAGCGGTGAACTGCTCGGGCGAATTCCCTTCTTCGATCTCTTGTTAATCGGCTATCTGCTGCCGGCATTCGGCTATGCCGTGCTTGCCTGGTATGCGCGTGAGAGGCGCCCCTTGCCCTATGTGATGGCGCTCGCCATCAGTGGCGCGGTGCTTGCTTTCGCCTGGGCGAGCCTGAGCGTGCGCCGTTTCTGGCAGGGCCAGAGCGTTGCCGACTGGAAGGGCTTCCTTCAGGGCGAGACCTACACCTACTCGGTCGTCTGGTTGGCGCTCGGGGTTCTCCTGCTTGTGGCCGGCTCGCGCTTCAACGCAAAGAGCATCCGCATCGCCTCGGCCGTGCTCGTCTTCATTGCGGTGCTGAAGGTCTTCCTGATCGATATGTCGAACCTCGAGGGCGTCCTCAGGGCACTCTCCTTCATCGGCCTTGGCGGCGTGCTGATCGGCATAGGACTTTTCTATCAGCGGATACTATCGAGTCGCGGCCTGGATGATGCCTCCGAGGCTGCGGTGAGCACGCCCGGCGAGGGGGCGCACCGCGCATGA